The following proteins come from a genomic window of Nostoc sp. TCL26-01:
- a CDS encoding anthranilate phosphoribosyltransferase family protein, which translates to MSIIFRELLKKVGSGNHTGENLTRVEAATATKMMLLGEATPAQIGAFLIAHRIKRPTGEELAGMLDAYDELGVKLQPITSPHPVLVFGIPYDGRTRTAPISPVIALLLAAAGQPVVMHGGDRLPTKYGLPLTEIWQGLGVNWTTLPLINTQVVFQQTGIGFVYPPQHFPLTNSLWGYRDQLGKRPPLATMELIWCPYGGDAHMIAGYVHPPTEGMFQTALRLRGVTKFTLVKGLEGSCDLPRDRTAIISLSQTSPELERLLLSPHDYGFTTKNVALGSTEELLVQMQDVLAGNASELMQTALWNGGFYLWQSGICADMRSGIATAEELLTSGVVAAKLQELIQVVNSVSEKTCQHTY; encoded by the coding sequence ATGAGCATCATCTTCAGGGAATTATTGAAAAAAGTAGGTAGTGGCAATCATACGGGAGAAAATTTAACTCGTGTGGAAGCAGCCACAGCTACGAAAATGATGTTGCTGGGAGAAGCTACACCAGCCCAAATCGGTGCATTTTTGATTGCCCATCGGATTAAGCGTCCCACGGGAGAAGAGTTGGCAGGAATGTTAGACGCTTACGATGAATTGGGTGTAAAACTGCAACCCATCACTTCACCACATCCAGTCCTGGTTTTTGGCATACCTTATGATGGCAGAACACGCACCGCACCCATCAGCCCAGTCATCGCCTTATTACTTGCTGCTGCAGGACAACCAGTGGTGATGCACGGAGGCGATCGCTTACCCACTAAGTATGGATTACCGCTAACAGAAATTTGGCAAGGATTAGGAGTCAACTGGACTACTTTACCTCTAATTAACACCCAAGTAGTATTTCAGCAAACTGGCATTGGTTTTGTCTATCCACCACAGCATTTTCCTTTAACTAATAGTCTATGGGGATACCGTGACCAACTCGGCAAGCGTCCACCTTTAGCGACAATGGAATTAATCTGGTGTCCTTATGGTGGGGATGCTCACATGATTGCTGGCTATGTTCATCCACCGACAGAGGGAATGTTCCAGACTGCCTTGAGATTACGGGGAGTGACTAAATTTACCTTAGTCAAAGGATTAGAGGGGAGTTGCGATTTACCACGCGATCGGACAGCCATTATCAGCTTGTCGCAAACATCCCCAGAGTTAGAAAGATTGTTGCTTTCACCCCATGATTATGGTTTTACTACCAAGAATGTAGCATTAGGTAGTACAGAAGAATTGCTGGTACAGATGCAGGATGTATTGGCTGGGAATGCTAGCGAATTAATGCAAACAGCATTGTGGAATGGGGGATTTTACCTGTGGCAAAGTGGGATTTGTGCCGATATGCGATCGGGTATTGCTACAGCAGAAGAACTATTAACTAGTGGAGTCGTAGCTGCCAAATTACAAGAACTAATTCAAGTAGTTAATTCCGTCTCAGAAAAAACCTGCCAGCATACTTACTAA
- a CDS encoding type II toxin-antitoxin system HicB family antitoxin, translating into MTSNSLQKTTNELSKLNYSVLIEEKEGGYQATVWGLPDCQVFATTREDALHNLHEIVDRRLKNVEIVTQEIAVPKPEHPWMKFAGMFKDDPMFDEVLADIEEYRREIDAEMAERYHQIDATEVKES; encoded by the coding sequence ATGACTAGTAATTCACTTCAAAAAACAACTAATGAACTATCCAAGCTTAACTATTCAGTATTAATCGAAGAAAAAGAAGGTGGATATCAAGCAACAGTTTGGGGATTACCAGACTGTCAAGTATTCGCTACAACGCGAGAAGATGCACTGCATAATTTACATGAAATTGTGGATAGAAGGTTAAAAAATGTAGAAATAGTCACTCAAGAAATAGCAGTACCAAAACCAGAACATCCTTGGATGAAATTTGCAGGTATGTTTAAAGATGATCCAATGTTTGATGAGGTATTAGCAGACATTGAAGAATATCGTAGAGAAATAGATGCAGAAATGGCAGAACGCTATCATCAAATTGATGCTACAGAGGTTAAAGAATCGTGA
- a CDS encoding LysR family transcriptional regulator — protein sequence MRLEQLQAFLAIAETGSFQKAAGKCGVTQSTISRQIQSLEADLGVELFHRTNHAKLTLGGERLLPRARKICQEWDTATQELADLVAGKQPELCVAAIHSLCGSYLPPVLQKFCRDYPDVQLRVTSLGSDRALKVLKDGLVDLAIVMNNRFLITGREMVVQMLYDEPIEVLTAANHPLAQYERVPWPELVRYPQVVFKDGYGMQRLVQDKFERLEATLQAALEVNTLDAFRGVVRQGELIALLPTSALVEARLDPTLAVRPLANSGVGSENSGLTRRVVMVTTQDRLQIPPIKHFWQLVQENIPPLMEQQRSAS from the coding sequence ATGCGACTAGAGCAGTTGCAAGCTTTTTTGGCGATCGCAGAAACTGGCAGCTTTCAGAAAGCTGCCGGTAAGTGCGGTGTCACCCAATCGACCATCAGTCGGCAAATCCAATCTTTAGAAGCTGATTTGGGAGTGGAACTATTTCACAGAACAAATCATGCCAAGCTCACCTTGGGGGGTGAACGCTTACTTCCTCGCGCCCGCAAAATTTGTCAAGAGTGGGATACGGCTACGCAAGAACTAGCCGATTTAGTGGCAGGCAAGCAGCCAGAATTGTGTGTTGCTGCCATTCATTCCTTGTGTGGTTCTTACCTACCGCCAGTGTTACAAAAGTTTTGTCGTGATTATCCCGATGTGCAGCTGCGGGTGACTTCCTTGGGGAGCGATCGCGCTCTCAAAGTCCTCAAAGATGGCTTGGTGGATCTAGCAATTGTCATGAATAATCGCTTCCTGATCACCGGTCGGGAAATGGTGGTACAAATGCTTTATGATGAACCCATAGAAGTTTTAACCGCAGCCAATCATCCTCTAGCCCAATACGAACGTGTTCCTTGGCCAGAGTTAGTTCGTTATCCGCAAGTCGTCTTTAAAGATGGTTATGGGATGCAGCGTCTAGTCCAAGATAAATTTGAGCGCCTAGAAGCCACGCTACAAGCAGCTTTAGAAGTCAATACCCTAGATGCCTTTCGGGGAGTAGTGCGCCAAGGAGAATTAATCGCCTTGTTACCAACTTCCGCCCTAGTAGAAGCGCGTCTTGACCCCACTTTAGCAGTACGTCCCCTAGCCAATAGCGGTGTAGGATCTGAGAATTCTGGCTTGACTCGTCGCGTAGTCATGGTGACAACTCAAGATCGTTTACAGATTCCACCCATCAAGCATTTTTGGCAACTAGTCCAAGAAAATATTCCCCCACTAATGGAGCAACAGCGATCGGCATCCTAA
- a CDS encoding type II toxin-antitoxin system VapC family toxin, whose protein sequence is MSLWILDTDSVSLFQNGHPHVSKRISEISSENLAVTIITFEEQIRGRFNVIRKADSLDKLVTAYSSLQATYDYFNSINLLAFNQKAADCYGELLRQNLRIGTQDLRIAAIAIANDAILVTRNQRDFTRVPGLEFADWSAN, encoded by the coding sequence GTGAGTTTGTGGATACTAGATACAGATTCTGTCTCACTTTTCCAAAATGGGCATCCTCATGTTAGCAAGCGTATTAGTGAAATTTCTTCAGAAAATTTAGCTGTGACCATTATTACCTTTGAAGAACAGATTCGTGGAAGATTTAATGTCATTAGGAAAGCTGATTCTCTAGATAAATTAGTTACTGCCTACTCTAGTTTACAAGCGACATACGATTACTTCAATAGTATTAATTTACTTGCATTTAACCAAAAAGCTGCTGATTGCTATGGAGAACTGTTGCGTCAGAATCTTCGTATCGGGACGCAAGATTTACGCATAGCTGCCATTGCCATTGCTAATGATGCTATTTTGGTAACGCGGAATCAGCGAGATTTTACCCGTGTACCTGGGTTGGAGTTTGCAGATTGGAGTGCTAATTGA
- a CDS encoding ABC transporter substrate-binding protein yields the protein MLRRWISSALAILFSIIVTACSTATTQQPQAQNTTILNTDAQPLANVSAKRVVTLSSLTTDIISQLDQSKLVGMTGSTLFKNDSRFQDIPRVSEGQNPPNLERIIALKPDLVIGAEGFSNQPIQRLKQLGIPTLLTQINTWNSLEEITKKLAQLIDVNPQPLLDRYQSFLPNKSSPNVSTIVLVSRQPILAPNKNSWAGDLLEKFPTKNLVADLQGQSPISGYVTLSAEKVLEANPEVIIVVSPPQGGTKISVLDDFKKEGFWAKLQATKNNRVYVYSYYGLVNPGSIDAIEKVCRQLQQDLLVVN from the coding sequence ATGCTCCGTCGTTGGATATCATCAGCTTTAGCAATTTTATTCAGCATCATTGTAACTGCTTGTAGTACTGCAACTACCCAGCAGCCACAAGCACAAAACACAACAATACTCAACACTGATGCTCAACCATTAGCAAATGTATCTGCGAAAAGAGTTGTCACCCTCTCTTCATTAACTACAGATATTATCTCTCAACTTGATCAAAGCAAGCTTGTAGGTATGACTGGGAGTACATTATTTAAAAATGATTCACGCTTCCAAGATATTCCCCGTGTTAGCGAAGGTCAAAATCCCCCCAATTTAGAAAGAATTATTGCCTTGAAACCAGATTTAGTTATTGGTGCAGAAGGTTTTTCTAATCAACCAATTCAACGCCTGAAACAATTGGGTATTCCTACTTTGCTAACGCAAATCAACACATGGAATTCTTTAGAAGAAATCACCAAAAAACTAGCTCAGTTAATTGATGTCAATCCTCAACCTTTATTAGACCGTTACCAAAGTTTTTTACCAAATAAATCATCTCCGAATGTTTCGACTATTGTATTGGTAAGTCGGCAACCAATCTTAGCACCAAATAAAAATAGCTGGGCAGGTGATTTGTTAGAAAAATTTCCTACTAAAAACTTAGTTGCAGATTTACAAGGTCAAAGTCCCATTTCTGGTTATGTTACTCTTTCGGCTGAGAAAGTTTTAGAGGCTAATCCCGAAGTAATTATTGTTGTTAGTCCTCCCCAAGGTGGAACAAAAATATCAGTTTTAGATGATTTTAAAAAAGAAGGATTTTGGGCAAAACTACAAGCCACAAAAAATAATCGAGTATATGTTTATAGTTATTACGGCTTAGTTAATCCAGGCAGTATAGATGCCATAGAAAAAGTTTGTCGGCAGCTTCAGCAAGATTTGTTAGTTGTCAATTAG